Proteins found in one Camelus bactrianus isolate YW-2024 breed Bactrian camel chromosome X, ASM4877302v1, whole genome shotgun sequence genomic segment:
- the MED12 gene encoding mediator of RNA polymerase II transcription subunit 12 isoform X4, translating to MAAFGILSYEHRPLKRPRLGPPDVYPQDPKQKEDELTALNVKQGFNNQPAVSGDEHGSAKNVNFNPAKISSNFSSIIAEKLRCNTLPDTGRRKPQVNQKDNFWLVTPRSQSAINTWFTDLAGTKPLTQLAKKVPIFSKKDEVFGYLAKYTVPVMRAAWLIKMTCAYYAAMSETKVKKRHVVDPFTEWTQIITKYLWEQLQKMAEYYRPGPAGSGGCGSTIGPLPHDVEVAIRQWDYNEKLAMFMFQDGMLDRHEFLTWVLECFEKIRPGEDELLKLLLPLLLRYSGEFVQSAYLSRRLAYFCTRRLALQLDGVSSHSSHVMSTQSTSTLPTTPTPQPPTSSTPSTPFSDLLMCPQHRPLVFGLSCILQTILLCCPSALVWHYSLTDSRIKTGSPLDHLPIAPSNLPMPEGNSAFTQQVRAKLREIEQQIKERGQAVEVRWSFDKCQEATAGFTIGRVLHTLEVLDSHSFERSDFSNSLDSLCNRIFGLGPSKDGHEISSDDDAVVSLLCEWAVSCKRSGRHRAMVVAKLLEKRQAEIEAERCGESEASDEKGSIASGSLSAPSAPIFQDVLLQFLDTQAPMLTDPRSESERVEFFNLVLLFCELIRHDVFSHNMYTCTLISRGDLAFGAPGPRPPSPFDDPADDPERKEAEGSSSSKLEDPGLSESMDIDPSSSVLFEDMEKPDFSLFSPTMPCEGKGSPSPGKPDVEKEVKPPPKEKLEGTLGVLYDQPRHVQYATHFPIPQEESCSHECNQRLVVLFGVGKQRDDARHAIKKITKDILKVLNRKGTAETDQLAPIVPLNPGDLTFLGGEDGQKRRRNRPEAFPTAEDIFAKFQHLSHYDQHQVTAQVSRNVLEQITSFALGMSYHLPLVQHVQFIFDLMEYSLSISGLIDFAIQLLNELSVVEAELLLKSSDLVGSYTTSLCLCIVAVLRHYHACLILNQDQMAQVFEGLCGVVKHGMNRSDGSSAERCILAYLYDLYTSCSHLKSKFGELFSDFCSKVKNTIYCNVEPSESNMRWAPEFMIDTLENPAAHTFTYTGLGKSLSENPANRYSFVCNALMHVCVGHHDPDRVNDIAILCAELTGYCKSLSAEWLGVLKALCCSSNNGTCGFNDLLCNVDVSDLSFHDSLATFVAILIARQCLLLEDLIRCAAIPSLLNAACSEQDSEPGARLTCRILLHLFKTPQLNPCQSDGNKPTVGIRSSCDRHLLAASQNRIVDGAVFAVLKAVFVLGDAELKGSGFTVTGGTEELPEEEGGGGSGGRRQGGRNISVETASLDVYAKYVLRSICQQEWVGERCLKSLCEDSNDLQDPVLSSAQAQRLMQLICYPHRLLDNEDGENPQRQRIKRILQNLDQWTMRQSSLELQLMIKQTPKNEMNSLLENIAKATIEVFQQSAETGSSSGNTASNMPSSSKTKPVLSSLERSGVWLVAPLIAKLPTSVQGHVLKAAGEELEKGQHLGSSSRKERDRQKQKSMSLLSQQPFLSLVLTCLKGQDEQREGLLTSLYSQVHQIVNNWRDDQYLDDCKPKQLMHEALKLRLNLVGGMFDTVQRSTQQTTEWAVLLLEIIISGTVDMQSNNELFTTVLDMLSVLINGTLAADMSSISQGSMEENKRAYMNLVKKLQKELGERQSDSLEKVRQLLPLPKPTRDVITCEPQGSLIDTKGNKIAGFDSIFKKEGLQVSTKQKISPWDLFEGLKPSAPLSWGWFGTVRVDRRVARGEEQQRLLLYHTHLRPRPRAYYLEPLPLPPEDEEPPAPALLEPEKKAPEPPKTDKPGAAPPNTEERKKKSTKGKKRSQPAAKTEDYGMGPGRSGPYGVTVPPDLLHHANPGSISHLSYRQGSIGLYTQNQPLPAGGPRVDPYRPVRLPMQKMPTRPPYPGVLPTTMTGVMGLEPSSYKTSVYRQQQPAVPQGQRLRQQLQQSQGILGQSSVHQMTPSSSYGLQTSQGYTPYVSHVGLQQHAGPAGTMVPPSYSSQPYQSTHPSTNPTLVDPTRHLQQRPSGYVHQQAPTYGHGLTSTQRFSHQTLQQTPMIGTMAQLGAQGVQAGVRSASILPEQQQQQQQQQQQQQQQQQQQQQQQQQQQQQQQQQQQQQQYHIRQQQQQQILRQQQQQQQQQQQQQQQQQQQQQQQQQQQQQQAHQQQQQAAPPQPQPQSQPQFQRQGLQQTQQQQQTAALVRQLQQQLSNTQPQPSTNIFGRY from the exons ATGGCGGCCTTCGGGATCTTGAGCTACGAACACCGGCCCCTGAAGCGGCCGCGGCTGGGGCCTCCCGATGTGTACCCTCAAGATCCCAAACAGAAGGAG GATGAACTCACGGCCTTGAATGTAAAACAAGGTTTCAATAACCAGCCTGCTGTCTCTGGGGATGAACATGGCAGTGCCAAGAACGTCAACTTCAATCCTGCCAAG ATCAGTTCCAACTTCAGCAGCATTATTGCAGAGAAGTTACGTTGTAACACCCTCCCTGACACTGGTCGCAGGAAGCCCCAAGTGAACCAGAAGGACAACTTCTGGCTGGTGACTCCACGATCCCAGAGTGCCATTAACACCTGGTTCACTGACCTGGCTGGCACCAAGCCACTTACACAACTAGCCAAAAAG GTCCCCATTTTCAGTAAGAAGGACGAAGTGTTTGGGTACTTAGCCAAATACACAGTGCCTGTGATGCGGGCTGCCTGGCTCATTAAGATGACTTGTGCCTACTATGCAGCAATGTCTGAGACCAAGGTTAAGAAGCGACATGTCGTTGACCCCTTCACGG AATGGACTCAGATTATTACCAAGTACTTATGGGAGCAGCTGCAAAAGATGGCTGAATACTACCGGCCAGGGCCTGCTGGAAGTGGGGGCTGTGGTTCCACTATAGGGCCCTTGCCCCATGATGTAGAGGTGGCAATCCGGCAGTGGGACTACAACGAGAAGCTGGCCATGTTCATGTTTCAG GACGGAATGCTGGACAGACATGAGTTCCTGACCTGGGTACTTGAGTGTTTTGAGAAAATCCGCCCTGGAGAGGATGAATTACTTAAACTACTGCTGCCTTTGCTGCTTCGA TACTCTGGGGAATTCGTTCAGTCTGCGTACTTGTCTCGCCGCCTTGCGTACTTCTGTACGCGGAGACTGGCCCTACAGCTGGATGGCGTGAGCAGTCACTCGTCTCATGTGATGTCCACTCAGTCAACGAGCACACTGCCCACCACCCCTACTCCTCAGCCCCCAACTAGCAGCACACCCTCTACACCCTTTAGTGACCTGCTTATGTGCCCTCAGCACCGGCCCCTGGTTTTTGGCCTCAGCTGTATCCTTCAG ACCATCCTCCTGTGTTGTCCTAGTGCCCTGGTTTGGCACTACTCACTGACTGATAGTCGAATCAAGACTGGCTCACCACTTGACCACCTGCCAATTGCCCCCTCCAACCTGCCCATGCCAGAGGGCAACAGTGCCTTCACTCAGCAG GTTCGTGCAAAGTTGCGGGAGATTGAGCAGCAGATCAAGGAGCGGGGACAGGCTGTTGAGGTTCGCTGGTCTTTTGATAAGTGCCAGGAAGCGACTGCAG GCTTCACCATTGGACGAGTGCTCCATACTTTGGAAGTGCTGGACAGCCATAGTTTTGAACGTTCGGACTTCAGCAATTCACTTGACTCCCTTTGTAACCGAATCTTTGGATTGGGGCCTAGCAAGGATGGGCACGAG ATCTCCTCAGATGATGATGCTGTGGTATCATTACTGTGTGAATGGGCTGTCAGCTGCAAGCGCTCTGGTCGGCATCGTGCTATGGTGGTAGCCAAACTGCTGgagaagaggcaggcagagatTGAGGCTGAG CGTTGTGGAGAATCTGAAGCCTCAGATGAAAAGGGTTCCATCGCCTCTGGCTCCCTTTCTGCTCCCAGTGCTCCCATTTTCCAGGATGTCCTCCTACAGTTTCTGGACACACAGGCTCCCATGCTGA CGGACCCCCGGAGTGAGAGTGAGCGGGTAGAATTCTTTAACCTGGTACTGCTGTTCTGTGAACTGATTCGACATGATGTTTTCTCCCACAACATGTATACTTGCACCCTCATCTCCCGAGGGGACCTTGCCTTTGGAGCCCCTGGTCCCCGGCCTCCCTCTCCTTTTGACGACCCTGCCGATGACCCTGAGCGCAAGGAGGCtgagggcagcagcagcagcaagctGGAG GATCCAGGGCTCTCAGAGTCTATGGACATCGATCCTAGCTCCAGTGTGCTCTTTGAGGACATGGAGAAGCCTGACTTCTCA TTGTTCTCCCCTACTATGCCCTGTGAGGGCAAGGGCAGTCCATCCCCTGGGAAGCCAGATGTTGAGAAGGAGGTGAAGCCCCCACCCAAGGAGAAGCTAGAAGGGACCCTTGGGGTTCTTTATGACCAGCCGCGGCATGTGCAGTATGCCACGCACTTTCCCATCCCCCAG GAGGAGTCATGCAGCCATGAGTGCAACCAGCGGTTGGTCGTACTGTTTGGGGTGGGAAAGCAGCGCGATGATGCCCGCCATGCCATCAAGAAAATTACCAAGGATATCCTGAAGGTTCTGAACCGCAAGGGGACCGCGGAAACTG ACCAGCTTGCTCCTATTGTGCCTCTGAATCCTGGAGACCTGACATTCTTAG GTGGGGAGGATGGGCAGAAGCGGCGACGCAACCGGCCTGAAGCCTTCCCCACTGCTGAGGACATCTTTGCTAAGTTCCAGCACCTTTCTCATTATGACCAACACCAGGTCACGGCTCAG GTCTCCCGGAACGTTCTGGAGCAGATCACGAGCTTCGCCCTTGGCATGTCATACCACTTGCCTCTCGTGCAGCACGTGCAGTTCATCTTCGACCTCATGGAGTATTCACTCAGCATCAGTGGCCTCATCGACTTTGCCATACAG CTACTGAATGAACTGAGTGTCGTGGAGGCCGAGTTGCTTCTCAAATCCTCGGACCTGGTGGGCAGCTACACTACCAGCCTGTGCCTGTGCATTGTGGCTGTCCTGAGGCACTACCACGCCTGCCTCATCCTCAACCAGGACCAGATGGCACAGGTCTTTGAGGG GCTGTGTGGCGTCGTGAAGCATGGGATGAACCGGTCCGATGGCTCCTCTGCGGAACGCTGTATCCTTGCTTATCTCTATGATCTGTACACCTCCTGTAGCCATTTAAAGAGCAAATTTGGGGAGCTCTTCAG CGACTTCTGCTCCAAGGTGAAGAACACCATCTACTGCAACGTGGAGCCGTCAGAATCCAACATGCGCTGGGCGCCCGAGTTCATGATTGACACTCTGGAGAACCCGGCCGCTCACACTTTCACCTACACGGGGCTAGGCAAGAGTCTTAGTGAGAACCCTGCTAACCGCTACAGCTTTGTCTGCAATGCCCTTATGCACGTCTGTGTGGGGCACCATGATCCCGATAG GGTGAATGACATCGCCATCCTGTGTGCAGAGCTGACGGGCTATTGCAAGTCGCTGAGTGCGGAGTGGCTGGGGGTGCTTAAGGCCTTGTGCTGCTCCTCTAACAATGGCACCTGTGGTTTCAACGACCTCCTCTGCAACGTGGAT GTCAGTGACCTGTCGTTTCACGACTCACTGGCTACTTTTGTCGCCATCCTCATCGCTCGGCAGTGTTTGCTCTTAGAGGATCTGATTCGCTGCGCGGCCATCCCTTCCCTCCTTAATGCTG CCTGCAGTGAACAGGACTCGGAACCAGGGGCCCGGCTTACCTGCCGTATTCTCCTCCACCTTTTCAAGACACCTCAACTCAATCCTTGCCAGTCGGACGGAA ACAAGCCTACAGTAGGAATCCGCTCCTCCTGTGACCGCCACCTGCTGGCTGCCTCCCAGAACCGCATCGTGGATGGAGCTGTGTTTGCTGTTCTCAAGGCTGTGTTTGTACTTG GGGATGCGGAACTGAAGGGGTCGGGCTTCACTGTGACAGGAGGAACAGAAGAACttccagaggaggagggaggaggtggcagtGGCGGTCGGAGGCAGGGTGGCCGCAACATCTCTGTGGAGACAGCAAGTCTGGATGTCTATGCCAAGTACGTGCTACGCAGCATCTGCCAGCAG GAATGGGTAGGAGAACGTTGCCTTAAATCGCTGTGTGAGGACAGCAATGACCTGCAAGACCCAGTGTTGAGTAGTGCCCAGGCCCAGCGCCTCATGCAGCTCATCTGCTACCCACATCGACTGCTAGACAACGAGGATGGGGAGAACCCCCAGCGGCAGCGCATTAAGCGTATTCTCCAG AACTTGGACCAGTGGACCATGCGCCAGTCTTCCTTGGAGCTGCAGCTCATGATCAAGCAGACCCCTAAAAAT GAGATGAATTCCCTCCTAGAGAACATCGCCAAGGCCACAATCGAGGTTTTCCAGCAATCAGCAGAGACAGGGTCATCTTCTGGAAACACTGCGAGCAACATGCCCAGCAGCAGCAAGACCAAGCCTGTGCTCAG CTCCTTAGAGCGCTCTGGTGTATGGCTGGTGGCGCCTCTCATTGCCAAACTGCCCACCTCGGTCCAGGGGCACGTGTTAAAGGCTGCTGGGGAAGAACTGGAGAAGGGCCAGCACCTTGGTTCCTCTTCCCGCAAAGAACGTGATCGACAAAAGCAGAAGAG CATGTCCCTGTTGAGCCAGCAGCCCTTCTTATCCCTCGTGCTGACATGTCTCAAAGGGCAGGATGAGCAGCGTGAGGGACTCCTTACCTCCCTCTACAGCCAGGTGCACCAG ATTGTGAATAATTGGCGAGATGACCAGTACTTAGATGATTGCAAACCAAAGCAGCTAATGCACGAGGCCCTCAAACTGCGGCTCAACCTG GTGGGGGGCATGTTTGACACGGTGCAGCGCAGCACCCAGCAGACCACAGAGTGGGCTGTGCTCCTCCTGGAGATCATCATCAGCGGCACTGTCGACATGCAGTCCAACAA TGAGCTCTTCACCACAGTCTTGGACATGCTGAGTGTGCTCATCAATGGAACACTGGCCGCGGATATGTCCAGCATCTCCCAAGGCAGCATGGAGGAAAACAAACGTGCCTATATGAATCTGGTGAAGAAGCTGCAG AAGGAGTTGGGGGAGCGCCAGTCAGACAGTCTAGAAAAAGTTCGCCAGCTGCTGCCACTGCCCAAGCCGACCCGAGATGTCATCACATGTGAGCCACAGGGCTCCCTTATCGACACCAAGGGCAACAAGATTGCTGGCTTCGACTCCATCTTCAAGAAGGAG GGTCTGCAGGTTTCCACCAAACAAAAGATCTCTCCCTGGGATCTTTTTGAGGGCTTGAAGCCATCAGCACCACTGTCTTGGGGCTGGTTTGGAACAGTGCGGGTGGACCGGCGCGTGGCCCGCGGAGAGGAGCAACAGCGGCTGCTGCTCTACCACACGCACCTGAGGCCGCGGCCCCGTGCCTATTACCTGgagccgctgccgctgccgccggaAGATGAAgagccccctgcccctgccctgctggAGCCTGAGAAAAAGGCTCCAGAACCCCCCAAAACCGACAAACCTGGGGCTGCCCCACCCAACACTGAGGAACGCAAGAAGAAGTCCACCAAGGGCAAGAAACGCAGCCAGCCTGCCGCCAAGACAGAG GACTATGGAATGGGCCCGGGCCGCAGTGGCCCCTATGGAGTGACAGTGCCTCCAGACCTCCTGCACCACGCCAACCCTGGCTCCATATCCCACCTTAGCTACAGGCAGGGCTCCATAGGCCTGTATACCCAGAACCAGCCACTACCGGCAG GCGGCCCTCGCGTGGACCCATACCGCCCTGTGCGGTTACCTATGCAGAAGATGCCAACCCGACCACCTTACCCTGGAGTGCTGCCCACGACCATGACTGGCGTCATGGGGCTGGAACCCTCCTCCTACAAGACCTCCGTGTACCGGCAGCAGCAGCCTGCAGTGCCCCAAGGACAGCGCCTTCGCCAACAGCTCCAG CAGAGTCAGGGGATATTGGGACAGTCGTCTGTCCATCAGATGACTCCCAGCTCTTCCTACGGTTTGCAGACCTCCCAG ggctATACTCCTTATGTTTCTCATGTGGGATTACAGCAACACGCAGGCCCCGCAGGTACCATGGTGCCCCCCAGCTACTCCAGCCAGCCTTATCAGAGCACCCACCCTTCTACCAATCCTACTCTTGTAGATCCTACTCGCCACCTGCAACAGCGGCCCAGTGGCTATGTGCACCAGCAGGCCCCAACCTACGGACACGGGCTGACCTCCACTCAAAG GTTTTCACACCAGACCCTGCAGCAAACGCCCATGATAGGCACCATGGCCCAGCTGGGCGCGCAGGGCGTCCAGGCCGGCGTCCGGTCGGCTTCCATTCTgcctgagcagcagcagcagcagcagcaacagcagcagcagcagcagcagcaacaacagcagcagcagcagcagcagcagcagcagcagcagcagcagcagcagcagcagcagcagcaacagtaCCACAtccggcagcagcagcagcagcagatccTGCGG cagcagcagcagcagcaacagcagcagcagcagcagcagcagcaacagcagcagcagcagcagcagcagcagcagcagcaacaacaacaagcacaccagcagcagcagcaggcggctccgccccagccccagccccagtcccagcccCAG TTCCAGCGCCAGGGGCTTCAGCAGACGCAGCAACAACAACAGACAGCGGCTTTGGTCCGGCAACTCCAACAACAGCTCTCCA ATACCCAGCCACAGCCCAGTACCAACATATTTGGACGCTACTGA